One Gammaproteobacteria bacterium DNA segment encodes these proteins:
- a CDS encoding biopolymer transporter ExbD, translating into MKLGERRDRAPDINITPLIDVVFLLLIFFMVSTTFSRLTELEIQLPEASRTEQEEKEPRTLQIVIDARGRYFINDNRLVNDRPETLKRALENELAAAGDEAPPVVISADAQTPHQAVITAMDVAQQVGLRRLSFATESAVSGEADSP; encoded by the coding sequence GTGAAGCTGGGGGAGCGGCGCGACCGCGCCCCGGACATCAACATCACGCCCCTCATCGACGTGGTGTTCCTGCTGCTGATCTTCTTCATGGTGTCCACCACCTTCTCCCGTCTGACTGAACTCGAGATCCAACTGCCCGAGGCCTCCAGGACCGAGCAGGAGGAGAAGGAGCCGCGCACCCTGCAGATCGTCATCGACGCCCGTGGTCGTTACTTCATCAACGACAATCGCCTGGTGAACGATCGTCCGGAGACCCTCAAGCGCGCCCTGGAGAATGAACTCGCGGCAGCGGGCGACGAGGCGCCGCCGGTAGTCATCAGCGCCGACGCCCAGACGCCCCATCAGGCGGTCATCACCGCCATGGACGTGGCCCAACAGGTGGGGCTGCGGAGGCTGAGCTTCGCCACCGAGAGCGCGGTGTCGGGGGAGGCGGATTCCCCCTGA
- a CDS encoding MotA/TolQ/ExbB proton channel family protein yields the protein MLELIKAGGWLMLPILLCSIIALAIIVERFWTLQSRRVTPQGLVLRAWKMAREQRLNDKALETLRDGSPLGRILAAGLVNMQHEREIMKEAIEDTGRHVVHELQKYLNTLGTIASITPLLGLLGTVIGMIKVFTVITTQGVGDAGVLAGGISEALITTAAGLSVAIPSLMFYRYFIGRVDELVVTMEQEALKMVEVFKGQREQERRPSS from the coding sequence GTGCTAGAACTCATCAAGGCAGGCGGATGGCTGATGTTGCCCATCCTACTGTGCTCCATCATCGCCCTCGCCATCATCGTCGAGCGCTTCTGGACCCTCCAGAGCAGACGCGTTACGCCCCAGGGCCTGGTGCTGCGGGCGTGGAAGATGGCGCGGGAGCAACGGTTGAACGACAAGGCCCTGGAGACCCTGCGGGACGGTTCGCCCCTGGGACGGATCCTGGCGGCCGGTCTGGTGAATATGCAGCACGAGCGCGAGATCATGAAGGAGGCCATCGAGGATACCGGCCGTCACGTGGTCCACGAACTCCAGAAGTATCTCAACACCCTCGGCACTATCGCCTCCATCACCCCCCTGCTGGGGCTGCTGGGCACCGTCATCGGCATGATCAAGGTGTTCACCGTCATCACCACTCAGGGGGTGGGGGATGCTGGCGTGCTGGCGGGGGGGATCTCAGAGGCCCTCATCACCACCGCGGCGGGCCTGTCCGTGGCCATTCCCTCCCTGATGTTCTACCGTTATTTCATCGGCCGGGTGGATGAACTGGTGGTGACTATGGAGCAGGAGGCCCTGAAGATGGTGGAGGTGTTCAAGGGCCAGCGGGAGCAGGAGCGGAGGCCGTCCTCGTGA
- a CDS encoding GAF domain-containing protein, giving the protein MEQDIDLIQSVFQHRLRQTDLDRILTALSATERDELVSKIGDLLRHISALVDVSNKISDTLALDVLLPRLMEIITESLGADRSTLFLHDPDSDELFSHVAQGDAVGEIRIPAGAGIAGSVFRSGKAVIIHDAYEDDRFNPEVDRKTGYRTRNILCNPIHNKGKAIGVTQVLNKDAGDFDGEDLRLLEALTSQAASALENARLYEKVERARQEEAQLLEVTNAIASELQLDTLLAKIIQATTHMLGADRSTLFMYDPRSHELWSRVAEGMDTREIRFPAAAGIAGACFTGGETINIPDAYADPRFNPAVDRKTGYKTRSILCLPVISKDGRKLAVIQVLNKKTGPFGATDERRLRAFCAQVAIALENAQLFDDVLNERNYNESILISLSNGVVTLDTELRIIKANGAALGILHRQDDDPGGRSLDAVIPVPLNEWLYESITRVRKDGQVDMAVDAELRLADDCSTSVNLNVVPLVDIKRTPLGYMLVMEDITREKRVRSTMARYLTKEVADQLLESGEEQLGGITREATVLFSDIRRFTTLSEELGARATVTLLNEYFTHMVDIIFSHGGILDKYIGDAIMAVFGTPFPAPDDAANAMRVANEMMRTLARFNAGQVAQGKMAINIGIGVSSGELVAGNIGSAKRMDYTVIGDTVNLAARLESATKVYGVDLLMCEFTARALDGGSRYRELDLIRVKGQSRPVAVFESLDYLPPERADPLDKALAAFERGVALYRQGAWQRAMAAFTDVLERCPWDGPSRMYMERCTTYMAQPPPADWGGVWTMMSK; this is encoded by the coding sequence GTGGAACAGGATATCGACCTCATCCAGTCTGTCTTCCAGCACCGGCTGCGCCAGACGGATCTGGACCGCATCCTCACGGCCCTGTCCGCCACCGAGCGGGACGAGCTGGTGAGCAAGATCGGGGACCTCCTGCGCCACATCTCCGCCCTCGTGGACGTGTCCAACAAGATATCGGACACCCTCGCCCTGGATGTGCTGCTGCCGCGCCTGATGGAGATCATCACCGAGTCCCTGGGGGCCGACCGCAGCACCCTGTTCCTCCATGATCCTGACAGCGACGAGCTGTTCTCCCATGTGGCTCAGGGCGATGCCGTGGGCGAGATCCGCATCCCCGCCGGGGCCGGTATCGCCGGCTCGGTGTTCAGGAGCGGCAAGGCGGTGATCATCCACGACGCCTACGAGGACGACCGTTTCAATCCCGAGGTGGACCGCAAGACGGGCTACCGCACCCGCAACATCCTGTGCAATCCCATCCACAACAAGGGCAAGGCCATCGGCGTCACCCAGGTCCTCAACAAGGACGCCGGCGACTTCGACGGCGAGGACCTGCGCCTGCTGGAGGCCCTCACCTCCCAGGCCGCCTCGGCCCTGGAGAACGCCCGCCTCTACGAGAAGGTGGAGCGGGCCCGCCAGGAGGAGGCCCAGCTGCTGGAGGTGACCAATGCCATCGCCTCGGAACTGCAGCTCGATACCCTGCTGGCCAAGATCATCCAGGCCACCACCCACATGCTGGGGGCGGACCGCAGCACCCTGTTCATGTACGACCCCCGCAGCCACGAGCTATGGTCCCGGGTCGCCGAGGGCATGGACACCCGGGAGATCCGCTTCCCCGCCGCGGCTGGCATCGCCGGGGCCTGCTTCACCGGCGGCGAGACCATCAACATCCCCGATGCCTACGCCGATCCCCGTTTCAACCCGGCGGTGGACCGCAAGACCGGCTATAAGACCCGCAGCATCCTGTGCCTGCCGGTGATCAGCAAGGACGGCAGGAAGCTGGCGGTGATCCAGGTGTTGAACAAGAAGACCGGCCCCTTCGGCGCCACCGACGAACGGCGCCTGCGGGCCTTCTGCGCCCAAGTGGCCATCGCCCTGGAGAACGCCCAGTTGTTCGACGACGTGCTCAACGAGCGCAACTACAACGAGAGTATTCTGATCTCGCTCTCCAACGGCGTGGTCACCCTGGACACCGAGCTGCGTATCATCAAGGCCAACGGAGCCGCCCTCGGCATTCTCCACCGACAGGACGACGATCCCGGCGGCCGCTCCCTGGACGCCGTCATCCCGGTCCCTCTCAATGAATGGCTCTACGAGAGCATCACCCGGGTACGCAAGGATGGCCAGGTGGATATGGCGGTCGACGCCGAACTGCGGCTGGCGGACGATTGCAGCACCTCGGTGAACCTGAACGTGGTGCCCCTGGTGGACATCAAACGCACGCCGCTGGGCTACATGCTGGTGATGGAGGACATCACCCGGGAGAAGCGGGTCAGGAGCACCATGGCCCGCTACCTCACCAAGGAAGTAGCGGACCAGTTGCTGGAGTCCGGCGAGGAACAGCTGGGGGGCATCACCCGCGAGGCCACGGTACTGTTCTCGGACATCCGCCGCTTCACCACCCTGTCCGAGGAACTCGGCGCCCGGGCGACGGTGACCCTGCTGAACGAGTACTTCACCCACATGGTGGACATCATCTTCAGCCACGGCGGCATCCTGGACAAGTACATCGGCGACGCCATCATGGCGGTGTTCGGCACCCCCTTCCCCGCCCCCGACGACGCCGCCAACGCCATGCGGGTGGCCAACGAGATGATGCGCACCCTGGCGCGCTTCAACGCCGGGCAGGTGGCCCAGGGCAAGATGGCCATCAACATCGGCATCGGCGTCAGCAGCGGCGAGCTGGTGGCCGGCAACATCGGCTCCGCCAAACGCATGGACTACACGGTGATCGGCGATACCGTGAACCTGGCGGCGCGGCTGGAAAGCGCCACCAAGGTCTACGGTGTCGACCTGCTGATGTGCGAGTTCACCGCCCGCGCCCTGGATGGTGGGTCCCGCTACCGCGAGCTGGACCTCATCCGCGTCAAGGGCCAGAGCCGCCCGGTGGCGGTGTTCGAATCCCTGGACTACCTGCCGCCGGAACGGGCGGACCCACTGGATAAAGCCCTGGCCGCTTTCGAGCGCGGCGTCGCGCTCTACCGCCAGGGAGCCTGGCAGCGGGCCATGGCCGCCTTCACCGATGTCCTCGAGCGATGCCCGTGGGACGGTCCCTCCCGCATGTACATGGAGCGCTGCACCACCTACATGGCCCAACCGCCGCCCGCGGACTGGGGCGGGGTGTGGACGATGATGAGTAAGTAG